The Synergistaceae bacterium sequence TCTCGCCGAGCAGTGCGAGCTCCCCCGCGCGCACCATCTCCCTCATGAAGAACTCCCTCATGCCGGATGCACGCACCACGGGGCCGTTGACTGAGACTATCCTTCCAGCGTTTCTCATGACCAGCTCCTCATAGGGCCGCCAGGAGGCGCTCCGCCAGGGCCTCCTTCATCTCCATGGATACGTTGTGCCAGTCCGCCCTCGAGCGCCACGATCCGTCCGGCGCCTCCAGAAGGACCCCTCCGGTGATGGCGGCGGGGGCGGGGTTGTACTCGAACTTGGGCCCCGGCAGCAGGGCGGCCGCCCTTCGCACGACCTCCCTGCCCAGGTGGGCGTCCTCCGCCGCCACGGAGAGCTTTATCACGCTTCCGGGCTGCAGGCCGGAAGCCGCGGACACCGCCAAGCCGGCCAGTATATCGATGTAGTTTTCGTGGTAGCGGAGCGCGGTAAGTTCGTGCTGCAGCATCATAATTGCCTCGTCCAGCAGGCTGTTCTGCAGGCGCAGCCTCTCCTTGCCTCGTGCCGCCTCGGCTCCGGCTATCTGCCTCTTTGCTATCTCCTCGGCTCGCCTTACGGCCTCCGAGTGGATCTGCTCCACCAGGCGTTCGAC is a genomic window containing:
- a CDS encoding ATPase, giving the protein MTEISTSAGKSYELGNPEKLSSLKSLLLKHGDEEGDAILETARREAASMFEERSAEVERLVEQIHSEAVRRAEEIAKRQIAGAEAARGKERLRLQNSLLDEAIMMLQHELTALRYHENYIDILAGLAVSAASGLQPGSVIKLSVAAEDAHLGREVVRRAAALLPGPKFEYNPAPAAITGGVLLEAPDGSWRSRADWHNVSMEMKEALAERLLAAL